Below is a window of Mucilaginibacter ginkgonis DNA.
TGGAATACATCTAAACAATGTATAGGCGTCGCTAACGGACTTGATGCGCTAACCCTTAGCCTGAAGGCTTTTGATTTTGAACCAGGTAGCGAAGTAATTGTACCATCAAATACATACATCGCCACAATACTGTCTATTCTCAACAATGGGTTAGTGCCGGTATTGGTCGAACCTGACATCCAAACCTACAATATAGACCACGCATTAATTGAGCAGCACATTACGCCAAAAACCAAGGCATTGATGATAGTGCATCTATATGGCAAATGCTGCGACATGGATGCCGTTATGGCTATCAAACGAAAATATAACCTGGTACTTATTGAAGATTGCGCACAGGCGCATGGCGCAACTTACAAAGGGAAAAAGGCAGGAACTTTTGGCGAGTTTAGTGCATTTAGTTTTTACCCCACTAAAAATCTGGGAGCGTTGGGCGATGGCGGTGCCGTCCTGACAGACGATACCGGCCTTGCCCAAAAAATAGCAATGCTGCGCAATTACGGCTCGCAGAAAAAGTATTACAACGAATACGTTGGCGCTAATTCAAGACTGGACGAAGTACAGGCGGCATTCCTGAGTGTCAAGTTGAGATACCTCGATGAGATT
It encodes the following:
- a CDS encoding DegT/DnrJ/EryC1/StrS family aminotransferase, giving the protein MIAYENLFELNKPFHDEFKTQFDNFLQNGWYIMGKMLSQFEQEFAAWNTSKQCIGVANGLDALTLSLKAFDFEPGSEVIVPSNTYIATILSILNNGLVPVLVEPDIQTYNIDHALIEQHITPKTKALMIVHLYGKCCDMDAVMAIKRKYNLVLIEDCAQAHGATYKGKKAGTFGEFSAFSFYPTKNLGALGDGGAVLTDDTGLAQKIAMLRNYGSQKKYYNEYVGANSRLDEVQAAFLSVKLRYLDEINAHKQKLAALYLENLKSDYILPVTDTDYNDVYHIFNVRHPKRNELKQYLFDNGIDTEIHYPVAPNQQQALKNIFANKQFPIAEEIHRTTLSLPCSRWHTQEQVSYVIEKLNAF